The DNA window TCCGCCACGGACAGGTGGTCTAGTCCCTTTGCGCGAGGTGGCGCAAGCGCTCGCGTGGGACCTTGACCAAACCGAGTTGTTCCCGGTGGGCGGCTGGCGGGGTCGGGCGGGGGTGCCCACGCCACCGGCTCGCGGATGCGAGGATGTCCGCGTGTCGAGCAACCTCTGGTTCTGGATCGTCCTGCTGGCCGTCATCGTGCTGGTGATCGGTCTCGTCAGCGGGCTGGTGATCGCGCGCAAGCGCAAGATCAGCCTCGGCGAGCCCGACCAGCAGGAGGCCGAGCGGAAGCCGAAGGCCACCGGGTACACCGCCGGTGGCGGGATCGCCCTTGCCCCCGGCGGGGAGAAAACAGCCCCCGGTGGGGAGAAAACCGCCCCCGGCGAGGAAAAACCCGCCCCGGAGGAGGAAGCACCGGAGCCCGAGCCGCATCCGGCCGGTGAGCGGACCGAGGTCGACGGGCAGCCCGCCGTCGGCGACGACGCGTCCGTGCCGAGGGACTCGCCCCAGCGGAGCGTGGTCGACGTCGGCCTGCCTCCCGAACCCGAAGCGGCGCCGGAACCCGTCGAGGAGATCGAGCCAGCCACGGGCAGGCTCGAGCGGCTGCGCGGCAGGCTGTCGAAGTCGCGGTCGATGTTCGGGCAGAGCCTGCTCGGCCTGCTCGGCGCGGGCGACCTCGACGAGGACTCGTGGCAGGAGGTCGAGGACACGCTGCTCGTCGCCGATCTCGGCGCGGCCACCACGAACGAGATCGTCGAGAAGCTGCGCGCCGAGTTGAACCGGCGTGCCGTGCGGTCCTCGGAGGAAGCCCGCGGCGTGCTGCACGAGGTGCTCACCGAGGCGCTCGGCCCGGACAGCGACCGGTCGGTGCGCGCGCTGCCGCACATCGTGGACGGGCGCAAGCAGCCCGCGGTCGTGCTGGTCGCCGGGGTCAACGGCACCGGGAAGACCACCACCACCGGCAAGCTCGCGCGCGTGCTCGTCGCGCAGGGCAGCCAGGTCCTGCTCGGCGCGGCGGACACCTTCCGCGCCGCGGCCGCCGATCAGCTCCAGACCTGGGCGGAGCGCGTCGGCGCCGAGGTGGTCCGGGGCAAGGAGGCCGCCGACCCCGCGGCCGTCGCGTTCGACGCGGTCAAGCGCGGCGTCGACGCCGAAGTGGACGCGGTGCTCATCGACACCGCGGGTCGCCTGCACACCAAGACCGGCCTGATGGACGAGCTGGGCAAGGTCAAGCGCGTGGTGGAAAAGCAGGCGAAGGTCGACGAGGTGCTGCTCGTGCTCGACGCCACCACCGGCCAGAACGGGCTCGCGCAGGCGCGGGTGTTCTCCGAGATCGTCGACGTCACCGGCATCGTGCTGACCAAGCTCGACGGCACCGCGAAGGGCGGCATCGTCTTCCAGGTGCAACGCGAACTCGGCGTTCCCGTCAAGCTCGTCGGCCTCGGCGAGGGCCCCGACGACCTCGCTCCCTTCGAACCCTCGGCCTTCGTGAACGCCCTGCTCGGCTGAACTGCGGCCGGTCAGTCCGGCGGGGTGAGGTCGTCCAGCAGGGTCAGGTCCGGCGGGACCAGGGTGGTGGACAGCAGGAGTTCCTTGAGCAGGTTGTCGTTGAGCGTGTTGCCGACGGGCTCGCCGACCTCCTCCCTGGTCAGCCCGGGGACCCCGCCGCGGGAAAGCCGGTTCCGCACCGCGACGACGACGTGCTCGACCCGTTTCGCCGTCCAGCCCGCGTCGGGGTGCAGGAGTGCGAGCTGCGCGGCGGCCTGGCGCCACGAAAGCGGTTGCGGGCGCAGCTCGTGCAGCAGGTAGCGCTGGCCGAGCACGATCAGCGCCAGCCGTTCGTCGGCCTGCAGCAGCCAGGTGCGCGGCGGCTGCGTGATCTCCGCGTGCCTCGGCGGCGGTTTGATGCCGGTCGACCCGGTCACGTACGCCTCGAGCAGGTGCTCGCGGTTGTGCGAGCCGCGGACGAACAGGGGTGTGTACCCCTCGGCGAGCGGCACCGGCTCCTCGTCGCCGAAGAGCAGCCGCGAGCCGGGCAGCCGGATCGGCAGCTTGCCGGTGTTGGCGATCCACCACGCCCCTTCGTGGTGCGCCAGCGTGCCGTGCTGCCTGCTCACCTTCGGATCGTCTTCGCCGAGGCACACGTGCACCTCGGGCCGGTTGCGGCCGAAGATGATCGAGCGGCCTTCCTTCGGGCCGAGCGTGATCCCCCCGGCGAGGCTGAGCGCGAACAGCGTGCCCACCGCCGAGACGGGCACACCCCGCGCCAGGCTGCCGTACGCCGCGGGCAGCGGTCGCCCGACGTCCATATCACTCTCCGAGCTGGTTTCAGGTTGCGGGCATCTTGCTCGCCACGGCCGCGGCGAGCGTTTTCGTCCGGTCGCACAGGATGGTGGTGGCCGAATCGCCTTCGACCACGAGCTGGGCGAGTTCGGTGGTCTGTTCGCCGCCCGCGTTCGTGTAAGTGCGGTGCACGATCTTCGCCATGCACGTGGTGTCGCCGTCCCCGTTGGGTTTCAGGTACACGGTGTGCCCGGCGAGCTGGGTGCGGTCACCGTCCTCAGTGGACAGTGGGGGGTGGCGGTCGAACTTCACCTCCACGTACCCGTCGGGGGTGTTCCAGCGGCAGGTCCAGTTCCCGAACCCGGCGTCGCCCCTCGGCTCCGCGCCGGGCACGTGGACGAGCGCGGGCGGGTCGAGCAGCGCGCAGGCGTCGGCGTGGGCGATCGAGTTCGGGGGCGGAGGGTTGGTGCGCCGCGCGAGCTGTCCCTTCGACACCGCTTCGACGGCGCTGCCGGTGGCCGTGTCCGCCGCGGCGCACACGTCCACCGGCGTCTTCCGCACCTGTTCGACGAGCACCGAAACCAGGTACTGGTCGGGCAGCACCAGCGTGCGCTCGCATTCGTCGCCGGACCGCGGGTTCGCGATGACCGTGGTGCCGCCGCGGCGCTCGATGCGCTGGCCCGGCCCCGGTTCGGGGGCGGACGGGTTCTTCAGCTGGATCTTGACGTCGGCGACGTCGTTGTGCTCCTGCTGGATCATCACGTCGCACCGGCTGAAGTTGGCGGCGTCCCCGAAGACCATCGCGGCGCCGAACCGGCTCAGCGCGGCCGCGTCGGTCAGCGCGCAGGGATCCACCGTCCTCGGGTCACCGATCACGCCGCTCGCCGCGGGCGCGGGCTGCTGCGGCGCGGACGGCGGTGCGGCCGTCGGCGGCGGGGACTCCCGCTGGGTGACCAGCACGACGGTGGTGATCACCGCGGCGGCCACGACCGCGGCGCCGATCGCGATGAACCGCTTGCGGCCGTGCCCTTCGGGCGGTGGCTCGTCGACGTCCTCCGGGCCGGATTGGGCGGTGCCGTCGAGGAGTGCCACCGTCTCGGCCGCGGTCGGCCGGGCCGCGGGGTCGACCGCGAGCAGGCGCGACAGCGTGCCGCCGAGCCGCCCACCCACGGTCGGCTCGGCGATCTGCCCGCCCGCGGACCGGTGCACGAAGGCGAGCGGGTTCCCGTCGGCGCCGAGCGGGGAAACGCCCTCCGCGGCGGCGAACAGGGTGGCACCGAGGGAGAACATGTCCGAGGCGCGCGACAGCTCGCCGCCGGTGGCGATCTCGGGTGGAAGGTAGGCGGGGGTGCCGCGCACCAGACCGCTGTCGGTCACCGTCTCGTCGCTCCACACCGCGCGGGAAATCCCGAAATCGGTGAGCTTGGCGGTGCCGTTCTCGGCGATCAGCACGTTGCTCGGCGCGACATCGCCGTGGACGATGCCGCGCGCGTGCACCGTTTCCAGCGCGCTCGCGAGCTGCGAGCCGATGCGGGCGACCTCGTCGGCGGGCAGCTTGCCGTCGGCGTCGAGCACCTCACCGAGGTTGCGCGAGGGCACGTACTCCATCACGAGCCAGCAGGCCGACTCGTCGAGCACCAGGTCGAAGAGGGTCACGATGTGCGGGTGGCTCAGGCCCGCGGCGATCTTCGCCTCCTCTTGGAGGCGTCTGAGCCGGGCGTCGTCGTGGTGGGAGTGGGCGAGTTTGACCGCGACCACCCGGTCGAGCTCGGAGTCCGTCGCTTTCCACACGACGCCCATCCCGCCCGAGCCGATCTGCTCGTCGAGTCGATAGCGCCCCGCGATCAGGGCACCGGCGCGTACCGTCACCCACCACATCGTAGTGACGTGGTGACACGGTCCAGTCTCGCGCGGTGAAATTTGGCCTGAGCCTGCCAGGCGCGCGCCGGGACCCCTCCCGGGCGACGGCCCTAGCGTTCCGCCCGGTAATGATCAGAGGGGAGCGAGATGAGCAAAAAACGAGCATTCTCCCTGGCGGCCGTCGCGGTCTTCGCGATCGCGGTGGCGCAGGCCCCGCTCGCGTCGGCGGCACCGGCCGCTCCGGGAGCGCGGGACGCGGCGGGACCGGCGTGCACGCGGCAGGCCACCACGCAAGCCGATCTCGACGCGGTCCGGCCCGGTGACGTCGTGTGCACCTCGGGCGGGCTCGCGTCGTCACGGCTCAAGATCAGCAAAGGCGGTACCGCGGAGAAGCCCGCGGTCTACAACGGCGAAGGCAAGGAAGTCGGCGGTATCGACATCGAGGCCGACAACGTCGTCGTCCAGAACTACAAGATGACGAAACCGAAAGCGCCCGGCATCGAGCTGCGGGGCGACAACATCACCATCAAGGACAACACCATCACCAGCCCGACCGGCGGTGACGGCGACGGCATCCGCTTCTTCGGCAACGACCTGAAGATCCTGCACAACACGGTCAGCAGGACCAGCAACAGCAACGGGCACGCGGACTGCATGCAGACCTTCGCCAGCGACACCCCGTCGAGCACCGGCGTCCAGATCGACGGCAACCGGTGCGAAAAGATCGACAACATGTGCCTGATGGCCGAGGGCCCGAACGACGGCGAGGGCGACGGCGAAGGGCACAGCGGGAACTTCACCATCACGAACAACTTCTGCGAAACGCTGAAGGCGTCGCAGACGCTGATGTTCGAAGACATCCAGCACGCCACCATCACCGGCAACGAGTTCGCCGCGTCGCCGGACCACGCGATCGGGCTCGCGATCGGCTCGACCTACGCGAAGGTCAAGGACAACAAGGTCAGCCCCGACATCGGCTACGAGGTCGGTATCGACGACTCGTCGAAGGAGGGCTACGAAGGGCCGGAACCCGGCGGAGAGCCGTGATCGGCACCTGACGAACCCCGGGGGCGTGCCCCCGGGGTTCTCTTCATTCCGGCCTGGTCAGCACGAGCTGCGCGGCCAGTGTCTTCGCGATGCGCTGCACCACGGGCGCGATCCGCCCGACGGCGTCCTTCGTCAGCCGCCCTTCGGGACCGGACACCGAGATCGCGGCGGGGGTCGGCACGCAGGTCACCGGTACCGCGACGCAGCGGACCCCCAGCTCCTGCTCGCTTTCGTCGAGCGCGTAGCCCTGCGCGGCGATCTCGCCGAGGTGCTCCAGCAGCCGGTCGGGATCGGTGTGGGTGTGCTCGGTGTAGGCGGGCATACCGGTGCGCGCGAGCAGCACGCGCACGTCCTCGGCTGGCAGCTGCGACAGGATCGCCTTGCCGACGCCGGTGCCGTGCGGCAGCAGGCGCCTGCCGACCTCGGTGAACATGCGCATCGAATGCTTCGACGGCACCTGCGCCACGTAGACCACCTCGTCGCGTTCGAGCACCGCGAGGTTCGCGGTCTCGCCCACCTCGTCGACGAGTTCGCCCAGCAGCGGCCGCGCCCACGCGCCGAACTGCATGCTCGCCTGCTCACCCAGCCGGATGAGCCGCGCGCCGAGCGCGTAGCGCCGGTTCGTGTTCTGGTGGACGTAACCGAGCGCGACCAGGGTCCGGATGAGCCGGTGGATGGTCGGCATCGGCAGCCCGGAGCTGGCCGCGAGCTCGGAGAGGCTCGCCTCGCCACCGGTGTCCGCGAGGTGTTCCAGCAGCTCGAAGGCGCGTTGCAGCGACTGGACGCCGCCGTCCCTCCCCGGTTTCTCCGCCACCACGGGATGACCCTCCTAACGCTCGCATTGAGCTTCCGCTATGCGGTAACTA is part of the Amycolatopsis sp. CA-230715 genome and encodes:
- a CDS encoding FHA domain-containing protein, which translates into the protein MDVGRPLPAAYGSLARGVPVSAVGTLFALSLAGGITLGPKEGRSIIFGRNRPEVHVCLGEDDPKVSRQHGTLAHHEGAWWIANTGKLPIRLPGSRLLFGDEEPVPLAEGYTPLFVRGSHNREHLLEAYVTGSTGIKPPPRHAEITQPPRTWLLQADERLALIVLGQRYLLHELRPQPLSWRQAAAQLALLHPDAGWTAKRVEHVVVAVRNRLSRGGVPGLTREEVGEPVGNTLNDNLLKELLLSTTLVPPDLTLLDDLTPPD
- a CDS encoding serine/threonine-protein kinase codes for the protein MTVRAGALIAGRYRLDEQIGSGGMGVVWKATDSELDRVVAVKLAHSHHDDARLRRLQEEAKIAAGLSHPHIVTLFDLVLDESACWLVMEYVPSRNLGEVLDADGKLPADEVARIGSQLASALETVHARGIVHGDVAPSNVLIAENGTAKLTDFGISRAVWSDETVTDSGLVRGTPAYLPPEIATGGELSRASDMFSLGATLFAAAEGVSPLGADGNPLAFVHRSAGGQIAEPTVGGRLGGTLSRLLAVDPAARPTAAETVALLDGTAQSGPEDVDEPPPEGHGRKRFIAIGAAVVAAAVITTVVLVTQRESPPPTAAPPSAPQQPAPAASGVIGDPRTVDPCALTDAAALSRFGAAMVFGDAANFSRCDVMIQQEHNDVADVKIQLKNPSAPEPGPGQRIERRGGTTVIANPRSGDECERTLVLPDQYLVSVLVEQVRKTPVDVCAAADTATGSAVEAVSKGQLARRTNPPPPNSIAHADACALLDPPALVHVPGAEPRGDAGFGNWTCRWNTPDGYVEVKFDRHPPLSTEDGDRTQLAGHTVYLKPNGDGDTTCMAKIVHRTYTNAGGEQTTELAQLVVEGDSATTILCDRTKTLAAAVASKMPAT
- the ftsY gene encoding signal recognition particle-docking protein FtsY, whose translation is MSSNLWFWIVLLAVIVLVIGLVSGLVIARKRKISLGEPDQQEAERKPKATGYTAGGGIALAPGGEKTAPGGEKTAPGEEKPAPEEEAPEPEPHPAGERTEVDGQPAVGDDASVPRDSPQRSVVDVGLPPEPEAAPEPVEEIEPATGRLERLRGRLSKSRSMFGQSLLGLLGAGDLDEDSWQEVEDTLLVADLGAATTNEIVEKLRAELNRRAVRSSEEARGVLHEVLTEALGPDSDRSVRALPHIVDGRKQPAVVLVAGVNGTGKTTTTGKLARVLVAQGSQVLLGAADTFRAAAADQLQTWAERVGAEVVRGKEAADPAAVAFDAVKRGVDAEVDAVLIDTAGRLHTKTGLMDELGKVKRVVEKQAKVDEVLLVLDATTGQNGLAQARVFSEIVDVTGIVLTKLDGTAKGGIVFQVQRELGVPVKLVGLGEGPDDLAPFEPSAFVNALLG
- a CDS encoding IclR family transcriptional regulator, which codes for MVAEKPGRDGGVQSLQRAFELLEHLADTGGEASLSELAASSGLPMPTIHRLIRTLVALGYVHQNTNRRYALGARLIRLGEQASMQFGAWARPLLGELVDEVGETANLAVLERDEVVYVAQVPSKHSMRMFTEVGRRLLPHGTGVGKAILSQLPAEDVRVLLARTGMPAYTEHTHTDPDRLLEHLGEIAAQGYALDESEQELGVRCVAVPVTCVPTPAAISVSGPEGRLTKDAVGRIAPVVQRIAKTLAAQLVLTRPE